One Kribbella sp. NBC_00662 genomic region harbors:
- a CDS encoding DEAD/DEAH box helicase produces MLDAVFVPADPPRAGRLALYGDLTGAGEEANGTVELVLPRGSTVRRTTVPARLLSMTEVLTRLTAPDDGDSNPDRVGSTSWSAWRAAGLAGLVLIGRGRLVPDRSPEGYGAWRVAPLDPLDHAWLRNLSAAMPAYGHALPIEGTKPVRLVDPQQLLRAFWDALADTIVRTPSAAIAGRPGAAPFAAVDPVALPGPSNWLDETALAEEAGARLVLRIEPPELDQETFRGVLQLRSGLDPSLLVDVADMWNAPAAVLTALGERAETDLLLALRRGARVWPPLGAALRDAAPEEVGIDDEALEELAEGSTALEGAGIEVLWPTDLFAGELAVRGSVATPTPGAITGPDFSLNDLVAFRWRPTLDGQDLTEAEVGALAEAKRPMIRMRGRWIRVDQDVVRRLRNGSSRKLTGAEALGAALTGTIDVDGELIPFDADGSLAAMLARLRTGEEPAPFTDPVGLRATLRDYQRRGVAWMAQLANLGLGGCLADDMGLGKTIQVIALHLQLERRGPTLVVCPSTLLGTWEREFERFAPDVPTRRYHGAGRTLSDIAPDEVVLTTYGVVRQDHRVLGEVAWGLVVADEAQHAKNPLSRTARALRTLPSATRIALTGTPVENRLSELWSILDWSAPGLLGTLDRFRHDVAVPVERFHDEEATARLARVTRPFLLRRRKSDPGIAPELPQKSERDVVVPLTVEQATLYQAVAKETLAKIEEAEGIARRGLVLSLLTQLKQVCNHPAQFLHEAGPLERRSGKLAALDELLDVILSEGESVLIFSQYVEMCRLIEAHLAARQIKSLFLHGGIGVRKREQLVSEFQSGAAPVFLLSLKAGGVGLTLTRATHVVHYDRWWNPAVEDQATDRAYRIGQDRPVQVHRLVTENTLEDRISTVINAKRDLADAVVGSGEAWLSELSDSELTELVELSTTPAKSGSASAYNPSAVGKSDG; encoded by the coding sequence ATGCTCGACGCCGTCTTCGTCCCGGCCGACCCGCCGCGCGCGGGTCGGTTGGCGCTGTACGGCGATCTGACCGGCGCCGGCGAGGAGGCCAACGGCACGGTCGAGCTCGTCCTGCCGCGCGGTTCGACGGTCCGCCGGACGACGGTCCCCGCGCGCTTGCTGTCGATGACCGAAGTGCTGACCCGGCTGACAGCTCCGGACGACGGCGACTCGAATCCGGACCGGGTCGGCTCGACGAGTTGGTCCGCCTGGCGGGCAGCTGGGCTGGCCGGGCTGGTGCTGATCGGACGCGGGCGGCTGGTCCCGGATCGCAGCCCGGAGGGGTACGGCGCCTGGCGGGTGGCTCCCCTCGATCCGCTCGACCACGCCTGGCTTCGGAACCTGAGCGCAGCGATGCCGGCGTACGGTCACGCGTTGCCCATCGAGGGCACGAAGCCGGTGCGGCTGGTCGACCCCCAGCAGCTCCTGCGCGCCTTCTGGGATGCGCTCGCCGACACGATCGTCCGGACGCCTTCTGCCGCGATCGCAGGGCGCCCTGGCGCGGCGCCATTCGCGGCCGTGGACCCGGTCGCGCTTCCCGGACCGTCCAACTGGCTCGACGAGACCGCGCTCGCGGAGGAGGCCGGGGCTCGCCTCGTGCTCCGGATCGAACCACCCGAGCTGGATCAGGAAACCTTCCGCGGCGTGCTGCAGTTGCGCAGCGGACTCGACCCGAGCCTGCTGGTCGACGTCGCAGACATGTGGAACGCACCAGCCGCCGTGCTGACTGCGCTCGGCGAGCGTGCCGAGACCGATCTCCTCCTCGCCCTCCGCCGCGGGGCGCGAGTCTGGCCGCCGCTGGGAGCTGCGCTGCGCGACGCGGCGCCGGAAGAGGTCGGCATCGACGACGAAGCGTTGGAGGAGTTGGCCGAGGGAAGCACGGCGTTGGAGGGTGCCGGGATCGAGGTGCTCTGGCCGACCGACCTGTTCGCTGGCGAGCTGGCCGTCAGGGGCTCCGTCGCCACTCCGACTCCGGGCGCGATCACCGGGCCTGACTTCAGCCTGAACGATCTGGTCGCGTTCCGCTGGCGGCCGACGCTCGACGGCCAGGACCTGACCGAAGCCGAGGTCGGTGCACTCGCGGAAGCGAAACGGCCGATGATCCGGATGCGCGGCCGCTGGATCCGCGTCGACCAGGACGTCGTACGCCGGCTCCGCAACGGCTCGAGCCGCAAACTCACTGGCGCCGAGGCGCTCGGTGCGGCGCTGACCGGGACCATCGATGTCGACGGCGAGCTCATTCCTTTCGACGCCGACGGTTCGCTCGCCGCGATGCTCGCTCGGCTGCGGACGGGTGAGGAGCCCGCTCCGTTCACCGATCCGGTCGGCCTGCGTGCAACGCTGCGCGACTACCAGCGTCGTGGTGTCGCCTGGATGGCGCAGCTCGCGAATCTCGGCCTCGGCGGCTGCCTCGCAGACGACATGGGTCTGGGCAAGACGATCCAGGTGATCGCGCTGCATCTGCAGCTGGAGCGGCGCGGTCCGACGCTGGTGGTCTGCCCGTCGACATTGCTCGGCACGTGGGAGCGCGAGTTCGAGCGGTTCGCTCCCGACGTACCGACCCGGCGCTATCACGGGGCGGGCCGGACACTCAGCGACATCGCGCCCGACGAGGTAGTGCTCACGACGTACGGCGTGGTGCGTCAGGACCACCGTGTTCTCGGTGAGGTCGCGTGGGGTCTGGTCGTCGCGGACGAGGCTCAGCATGCGAAGAATCCCCTGTCCCGCACGGCTCGCGCGCTGCGAACGTTGCCATCAGCAACCAGGATCGCACTGACCGGTACGCCGGTGGAGAATCGGCTGTCGGAGCTGTGGTCGATTCTCGACTGGTCTGCGCCGGGGCTGCTCGGGACGCTCGATCGCTTCCGGCACGACGTCGCCGTACCTGTGGAGCGGTTCCATGACGAGGAGGCGACTGCGCGGCTCGCTCGGGTGACGCGGCCGTTCCTGCTGCGGCGGCGGAAGAGCGATCCGGGGATTGCACCGGAGCTTCCGCAGAAGTCGGAGCGCGACGTCGTCGTACCGCTGACTGTCGAGCAGGCCACGCTCTACCAGGCGGTGGCGAAGGAGACGCTCGCCAAGATCGAGGAGGCGGAGGGCATCGCGCGGCGTGGGCTCGTGCTGAGTCTGCTCACGCAGTTGAAGCAGGTGTGCAACCACCCGGCGCAGTTCCTGCACGAGGCTGGTCCGCTGGAGCGACGCTCGGGCAAGCTCGCCGCGCTGGACGAGCTGCTCGACGTGATCCTGTCCGAGGGCGAGTCGGTGCTGATCTTCAGTCAGTACGTCGAGATGTGCCGGCTCATCGAGGCGCATCTGGCGGCGCGGCAGATCAAGTCGTTGTTCTTGCACGGCGGGATCGGGGTGCGGAAGCGCGAGCAACTGGTCTCGGAGTTCCAGTCGGGTGCAGCGCCGGTCTTCTTGCTGTCGTTGAAGGCCGGCGGGGTCGGGCTGACGCTGACCCGGGCCACGCATGTCGTCCACTACGACCGCTGGTGGAATCCGGCGGTCGAGGATCAGGCGACCGACCGCGCGTACCGGATCGGGCAGGACCGCCCGGTGCAGGTGCATCGCCTGGTCACCGAGAACACGCTCGAGGACCGGATCTCGACGGTGATCAACGCCAAGCGCGATCTCGCCGATGCTGTGGTCGGCTCGGGTGAGGCGTGGTTGAGCGAGCTGTCGGATTCCGAACTCACCGAGTTGGTGGAGCTGTCGACGACGCCGGCGAAGTCCGGTTCGGCGAGTGCTTACAACCCTTCTGCTGTTGGGAAATCCGATGGCTGA
- a CDS encoding zinc-binding dehydrogenase: MRAAVVIEFGGPDVIETRDLPDPEPGAGQVLVEVRFADVIFVETAIRRGQHGKFFDVEPPYVPGSTLGGRVRAVGPDVPTEWIGKTVVGRADGFGAHAELGLTTTDLVEVPPELDLQTAVAVYGDGLTALMLEQLAPSMTGQDVLITASAGGMGLLLIQLAHRAGAHVIAAARGDEKLRLSRAQGADVLIDYSKPSWEKSVLEATNNRGADIVFEGAGGELGAAAFSVVEDGGWFSAHGAPSGNLAAIDPAEADRRGVTLKGIMDLRADSTTTTITGADVITRAAAGDLVPVIDQLYDLDHVADAHRALENRTLRGKALIQVSR, translated from the coding sequence ATGCGTGCAGCAGTAGTGATCGAGTTCGGCGGCCCGGACGTGATCGAGACCCGCGACCTGCCGGATCCTGAGCCCGGAGCAGGCCAAGTGCTGGTCGAGGTGAGGTTCGCCGACGTCATCTTCGTGGAGACCGCGATCCGCCGTGGTCAGCACGGCAAGTTCTTCGACGTCGAACCGCCGTACGTCCCGGGCAGCACCCTCGGCGGACGCGTTCGCGCGGTCGGTCCCGACGTACCGACGGAGTGGATCGGCAAGACCGTCGTCGGCCGCGCAGACGGCTTCGGCGCTCACGCCGAGCTCGGACTCACGACCACTGATCTGGTCGAGGTACCGCCCGAGCTCGACCTGCAGACCGCGGTCGCGGTATACGGCGACGGACTCACCGCGCTCATGCTCGAGCAGCTCGCTCCGTCGATGACCGGTCAGGACGTACTGATCACCGCGTCGGCGGGCGGAATGGGGCTGCTGCTGATCCAGCTCGCCCACCGCGCCGGCGCACACGTGATCGCGGCCGCTCGCGGCGACGAGAAGCTCCGGCTGAGCCGGGCCCAGGGCGCCGACGTGCTGATCGACTACAGCAAGCCGTCCTGGGAGAAGTCGGTGCTTGAGGCAACGAACAACCGCGGTGCCGACATCGTCTTCGAAGGCGCCGGCGGTGAACTCGGCGCGGCCGCCTTCAGTGTGGTCGAGGACGGCGGCTGGTTCTCTGCCCACGGCGCACCGAGCGGCAACCTCGCCGCGATCGATCCCGCCGAAGCCGACCGCCGCGGTGTCACCCTGAAGGGCATCATGGACCTCCGCGCGGACTCGACCACCACGACGATCACCGGCGCCGACGTCATCACCCGTGCAGCCGCGGGCGACCTCGTTCCGGTGATCGACCAGCTCTACGACCTGGACCACGTGGCCGACGCCCACAGGGCGCTGGAGAACCGCACCCTACGCGGCAAGGCCCTGATCCAGGTCAGTCGCTGA
- a CDS encoding SWIM zinc finger family protein — protein sequence MADEDRVPWQGWRRKGEDAGLPAAKGPGSRRPFGATWWGRAWLEALEQRARLDPGRLSRGRSYARRGSVVELTVSPGEVEAVVQGSRVTPYQVTVRIRAFSSAEWDSVLEVVSAQIGRVAALLDGELPPEVIDDVRDAGLELLPGAGEVLTHCTCPDFAVPCKHSAAVCYLIADSLDDDPFALLLLRGRRKDELLATLRTRRGSTAAPVLAPRTPPPTGIPAIAAFARYLSPAAPPTQDDRSAAGSVPVPAPPRPLAAPGVPAAVRVLDPPRSSGVDVRDLVALATDAAQRAWELASGDGDGGLNLTFEQDLARRASKALGTPDLADLAHRAGITARQLTTWAVAWREAGPGGLAVTLDDPVEVDPEALTEALEALPHATIEANRVTTGKLQLRLGKDGLWYRFDQHFNDWTLTRPPTADPRDLL from the coding sequence ATGGCTGACGAGGATCGGGTGCCGTGGCAGGGGTGGCGGCGGAAGGGTGAGGATGCGGGCCTGCCCGCGGCGAAGGGGCCGGGGAGCCGGCGGCCGTTCGGGGCGACGTGGTGGGGTCGCGCGTGGTTGGAGGCGCTGGAGCAGCGGGCTCGGCTTGATCCGGGGCGGTTGTCGCGGGGACGGTCGTACGCGCGGCGCGGGAGTGTGGTCGAGCTGACCGTCAGCCCGGGTGAGGTCGAGGCGGTGGTGCAGGGTAGCCGCGTCACGCCGTACCAGGTGACTGTGCGGATCCGCGCGTTCTCGAGCGCTGAGTGGGACTCGGTGCTGGAGGTGGTTTCGGCGCAGATCGGCCGGGTTGCGGCGCTGCTGGATGGTGAGTTGCCGCCCGAGGTCATCGATGACGTGCGCGATGCGGGGCTCGAGCTGCTGCCCGGTGCCGGTGAGGTCCTGACCCACTGCACCTGCCCCGACTTCGCCGTTCCCTGCAAGCATTCTGCGGCTGTGTGCTACCTGATCGCGGACTCGCTGGACGACGACCCGTTCGCCCTGCTCCTCCTCCGCGGCCGCCGCAAGGACGAGCTCCTGGCAACCCTCCGCACCCGTCGCGGCTCCACCGCCGCACCAGTCCTCGCCCCTCGCACTCCCCCACCCACCGGCATCCCCGCAATAGCCGCCTTCGCCCGCTACCTGTCACCTGCTGCTCCACCAACACAAGATGATCGGTCCGCGGCAGGGTCTGTGCCTGTGCCCGCACCGCCTAGGCCGCTGGCAGCGCCGGGAGTGCCTGCGGCGGTGCGCGTGCTGGATCCGCCACGCTCGTCCGGCGTCGACGTACGCGATCTGGTCGCGCTGGCAACCGACGCCGCCCAACGCGCCTGGGAGCTGGCATCCGGCGACGGAGACGGTGGCCTCAACCTCACCTTCGAGCAGGACCTGGCCCGAAGAGCATCCAAAGCCCTGGGTACGCCGGACCTCGCCGACCTGGCCCACCGAGCAGGCATCACCGCCCGCCAACTCACCACCTGGGCCGTCGCCTGGCGCGAAGCCGGCCCCGGCGGCCTCGCCGTCACCCTCGACGACCCCGTCGAGGTCGACCCGGAGGCCCTCACCGAAGCCCTGGAAGCCCTCCCCCACGCCACCATCGAAGCCAACCGCGTAACCACCGGCAAACTCCAACTCCGCCTGGGCAAGGACGGCCTCTGGTACCGCTTCGACCAACACTTCAACGACTGGACCCTCACCCGCCCACCAACCGCCGACCCCCGCGACCTCCTCTGA
- a CDS encoding SGNH/GDSL hydrolase family protein, giving the protein MPFEPGEVVAPSDPRIVLEGQWGHQPGVAITVNSGSRISFSYAGERLQLLFDTDGLTVAPHLWITVDDGKPELHVIEGPVIELSAPDGRHRVEVVVKDVNEHVNRWNPPFSCAVVFAGLVLDVNARLRLSGRPGGPRIEFYGDSITQGVRSLSVHPESEGADGTTSYAYLTARAFGATSYQVGFGSQGISKPGNGEVPAGIDSFGWNFAGSPAERVEPSDVVVINLGVNDPTLEVEEYAAYVRRVRAAYPDTTIVSLPPFNGKHADTIEAAVKSLDDPNIVYIDSTGWITEDDCTDQVHPTVAGHAKIAENLIPALEEHTTLRRA; this is encoded by the coding sequence GTGCCGTTCGAGCCTGGCGAGGTCGTCGCCCCGTCCGATCCGCGCATCGTCCTGGAAGGACAGTGGGGACATCAGCCCGGTGTGGCGATCACCGTGAACTCCGGTTCGCGGATCTCGTTCTCGTACGCCGGTGAGCGGCTGCAACTGCTGTTCGACACCGACGGGCTGACCGTCGCTCCGCACCTGTGGATCACGGTCGACGACGGCAAGCCGGAGCTGCACGTGATCGAGGGGCCGGTCATCGAGCTATCGGCGCCGGACGGACGGCACCGGGTCGAGGTCGTGGTCAAGGACGTGAACGAGCACGTGAACCGGTGGAACCCGCCGTTCTCATGTGCGGTCGTGTTTGCGGGACTCGTGCTCGACGTCAACGCGAGGCTGCGGTTGAGCGGGCGGCCCGGCGGTCCGCGGATCGAGTTCTACGGTGACTCGATCACGCAGGGCGTGCGGTCGTTGAGCGTGCACCCGGAGTCCGAGGGCGCGGACGGCACGACGTCGTACGCGTATCTGACCGCGCGGGCGTTCGGCGCGACGTCGTACCAGGTCGGTTTCGGCAGCCAGGGGATCAGCAAGCCGGGGAACGGTGAGGTGCCGGCCGGTATCGACTCGTTCGGCTGGAACTTCGCCGGCTCACCGGCCGAGCGCGTCGAGCCGTCCGACGTGGTCGTCATCAACCTCGGCGTGAACGATCCGACACTGGAGGTCGAGGAGTACGCGGCCTACGTACGGCGGGTGCGCGCGGCGTACCCGGACACGACGATCGTGTCCCTGCCACCGTTCAACGGAAAACACGCCGACACGATCGAGGCCGCGGTGAAGTCCCTCGACGACCCGAACATCGTCTACATCGACTCCACCGGTTGGATCACCGAGGACGACTGCACCGACCAGGTCCACCCCACGGTCGCGGGCCACGCCAAGATCGCCGAAAACCTGATCCCAGCCCTCGAAGAACACACAACCCTGCGCCGCGCATGA
- a CDS encoding iron chaperone produces the protein MTVDEYIASFPEEVREVLEQVRRTIHAAAPGSGEKISYQIPTITLDDKPLMYFSGWKAHIAVYPLPPLDAALAAAIKPYLSGKATLKFPLDKPIPYDLITHLTQAFVAARS, from the coding sequence ATGACAGTCGACGAGTACATCGCGTCGTTCCCCGAGGAAGTCCGCGAGGTCCTGGAACAGGTACGCCGCACGATCCACGCCGCCGCACCCGGATCCGGCGAGAAGATCAGCTACCAGATCCCCACGATCACCCTCGACGACAAACCCCTGATGTACTTCAGCGGCTGGAAGGCCCACATCGCCGTCTACCCCCTCCCACCCCTCGACGCCGCCCTGGCTGCCGCCATCAAGCCCTACCTCTCCGGAAAAGCCACCCTCAAGTTCCCCCTCGACAAGCCGATTCCGTACGACCTCATCACCCACCTGACCCAGGCCTTCGTCGCTGCCCGGAGCTGA